The following coding sequences are from one Diospyros lotus cultivar Yz01 chromosome 7, ASM1463336v1, whole genome shotgun sequence window:
- the LOC127806879 gene encoding cytochrome B5-like protein isoform X3, whose amino-acid sequence MVTVVVALVLGILLGALYLIPGRLKSSNNKKAWAYVNDKASKAYTRAEVSLHNKRTDCWIIIKDKVYDVTSYVEEHPGGDAILAHAGDDSTEGFYG is encoded by the exons ATGGTGACAGTAGTGGTGGCATTGGTGTTGGGAATCTTATTGGGGGCTCTGTATTTGATCCCAGGACGGCTTAAATCTA GTAATAACAAAAAGGCTTGGGCATATGTAAATGACAAG GCATCCAAAGCATACACCAGAGCTGAAGTGTCCTTGCACAACAAGCGGACAGATTGTTGGATTATCATCAAGGACAAG GTGTATGATGTTACCTCATATGTGGAGGAACACCCTGGTGGTGATGCTATACTAGCTCATGCTGGAGACGATTCCACTGAAGGGTTCTACGG
- the LOC127806879 gene encoding cytochrome B5-like protein isoform X1: protein MVTVVVALVLGILLGALYLIPGRLKSSNNKKAWAYVNDKASKAYTRAEVSLHNKRTDCWIIIKDKVYDVTSYVEEHPGGDAILAHAGDDSTEGFYGPQHATRVFDMIGDFYIGDLMKN from the exons ATGGTGACAGTAGTGGTGGCATTGGTGTTGGGAATCTTATTGGGGGCTCTGTATTTGATCCCAGGACGGCTTAAATCTA GTAATAACAAAAAGGCTTGGGCATATGTAAATGACAAG GCATCCAAAGCATACACCAGAGCTGAAGTGTCCTTGCACAACAAGCGGACAGATTGTTGGATTATCATCAAGGACAAG GTGTATGATGTTACCTCATATGTGGAGGAACACCCTGGTGGTGATGCTATACTAGCTCATGCTGGAGACGATTCCACTGAAGGGTTCTACGG TCCCCAACATGCAACCAGAGTCTTCGATATGATAGGCGATTTTTACATTGGAGATTTGATGAAGAATTAA
- the LOC127806879 gene encoding uncharacterized protein LOC127806879 isoform X2, whose product MTRHPKHTPELKCPCTTSGQIVGLSSRTRFYHASYVQKSHKSFKASDTNVVYDVTSYVEEHPGGDAILAHAGDDSTEGFYGPQHATRVFDMIGDFYIGDLMKN is encoded by the exons ATGACAAG GCATCCAAAGCATACACCAGAGCTGAAGTGTCCTTGCACAACAAGCGGACAGATTGTTGGATTATCATCAAGGACAAGGTTTTATCATGCTTCATACGTTCAAAAATCACATAAAAGCTTTAAAGCCAGTGATACTAATGTG GTGTATGATGTTACCTCATATGTGGAGGAACACCCTGGTGGTGATGCTATACTAGCTCATGCTGGAGACGATTCCACTGAAGGGTTCTACGG TCCCCAACATGCAACCAGAGTCTTCGATATGATAGGCGATTTTTACATTGGAGATTTGATGAAGAATTAA